A region of the Phaeodactylum tricornutum CCAP 1055/1 chromosome 1, whole genome shotgun sequence genome:
AacaaatggaagaggaaCTTCGTCGAGCCTGTCGTAGCGGGGAGCTTTGGGCACACAATGAAGACTCCGGAGAAATAGATTCGTCGGACGCTATGGAAGAACGCTTGCAAACCTTATTAAAGCACAATCCGGAACTTCCTTCGGCTCACTTTTTGCGATTTCTACATTGCCTCCGTACGGGGGAGCGCGCGGGAGCGATCGAAGCCGTTCACCAGTACTTTGATTCTGTCTGGCTCGCACAGGATTCAATCAAAGTCTCCACGTCATCGGAGCCCAGCACACCGATCGAGAATCAACAACAACTCTTGCAGTTTGCGGCTATTGTCCTCGCCGTCTTGTACCACTCGCATGGAGATGCCACACTGTCGCGCTTGGCAACCGAAGAAGCCGTTCGCGTTGCCCAACAAAGTCAGGATGCTTCTTGTGTAGCCTTTGCCCTGGGATGGTTGTTCCAAAATGAATCGATTCTGGGTGGGTCGAACCAGACTCCAATTTCTTCCGCAGCACGACTCGGCGCTGGAGAGCTGATTTGGCAGTGTTCGCAGCGTGCCGTGGAAGGGAATCTACGATCCCTGGCAGTTGGAGCCAGCCTGACGCTAGCCCGCCATGCGCTGCAGCACGATGCTCGTCGGTCGACATCCGCCGCTTGGCGGTTTATCCAAGCCGCCACCACAGACGTCCAGTCCACGGAATCTTCTCATCCTTTGGACCCTCCTACGCACATGACCCATACTTCGTCGGGactggaagctttggaattTTTATCTCGTCAACGAACGTCAATTGCTGGCTTATGGGATTTCGCTGGTGATTCGTCCGCGTCAGCGCTGGCATCATGGCTGGCTTTGCATGGATCACCACAGCCTTCAAACGATCCAGGTATATGGTCGGCAATTCAAAATGTGGCGCGTCGTTCGTTGATGGGTTCGCCGACAAATGTGGTTGCTCCCGATCCAAACGGTAACCGAGCATACGAATACCTGAGAGCGTTGGACGATTCGAGAATGAGCACACCGTCTGAAACCAGCCGCGCTTGTGTTTACGCGGAGACGATCAACAGACTGTTGCAGCTTCGTGACATGTATCGATTACCGGTGCGAGGACGTTTTGCTATGGAAtgtgctttggtagtccACGAGTGGGCAACGCGACGCGGCGACTTTGATCACGCGAGTACTCTGAGTCGTATGCTCAAAAGTAATCTCCATACGTCCATGCCAAATTACGCCCAGCTGAATCAGGACGTAGATTCCCAGCTTGCTTTCTTACGCTGCCGTCAAGGGCGCTATCAAGAAGCTAAAGATATTTTACAGAAGCTTCTTGATACTTGTCAAGCAAAAACCCTGCAATCTAACCGCGCCAGGCTTCTTTTGCTGTCAGCAGAAGTCCAGTTAGAGTCCACAGCATCGGACCAATTCACACACGTTCTACCAGCACTGCTGGAATGTTTGCAAATTTCCGAGGACTTCGACATGAAGGGACTGCACGCAGCGGCCTTGCTTGTCAAGGCCGAAGTGCATGCTCGAATGCACGAACCGAAGCAGGCTATTGCTGTGTTGCGAGCTGCCTTGCCGACGATTCTTCAACACGAACATGTTGGCGTACAAGCTCAAGCTTTCATGACTTTGGGTAAATGCCATTTGCAAATTGCCAACGAGTACGACCAGGAGAAGCGAGAAAACTCCACCGTGAAACACTGGCAGCTAGCTTTGATAGAATTTCAAAAAAGTGTATTGTTGTTTGAACTTTGCCACGATGCCGAACGTCTTCGGGAGATTCACTATCTCACAGCTCGCATTTTCCATTCGCTAGCCGATACAAAGCAACGGGATGCTTCATCGGAAAAGTTTGTACAAATTTCTCGTTACCTTACCCATGCGACGAGACCTCAGAGCACTGATGACGTTTTGTCGTCCCTTTCTGACCCAGCCAAACTAAAGGATCTGGCTGGGCGTTTAGGGCCCGGGCTGGTCGCTTTGTAAAATTTTTTAACTTGTGGACTGCTGATTGGTATTGATAGCACAGCTTAACAGTTTTTAGTCTAGGTGGAAGCAAAATAGGTAGCAACCCCCTCCTGGCATATCTAAGGATGAGGACTACTAGCCGCTCGCTTGGCCAGGACCTCTCTGCGGAAATAGTCCAGCGGTGGTGGACCGGCCTCTTGGGCCCCTGGACTAGTCAAGTCGTTGTTAACGGTGTACAAATCCCATGGTTGAATGCCGGCACTTCGCAACACGCGCCAAATCTCTGGTCGTTGCGACTCGTCCGGCAACGATCCATCCGCGGTACACAGCAATCCACCTAGATATCGTTGTCCTACGGCACTAGCGGCACCGGCATAGTGAAAGACAATCCAGGACAAATCGTCAGCGACGCCGACAATGGTCCAGAATTCGTTCGACGTAATACCATTGTCGAGCACTGAAAATCGAAAAGTACCGGGAATGTCGGCCGGACGCACTTTGTAATGACGTTTGCACCAAACATTTCGACCATCCAAAGTTTCTACGCGGAAAACGGGATCGTACCACAAATCTCGACCGCGAGCAGCGGGATAGAAGAGTTGGTTCTGCGAAGGAAACTTATCATAGGCTTCGTTGGCACCGCAAGCGACTTTCCAGGAAATGTCGGTGCGCAAAGAACTTTCGGGTGCCGCTTCGTCGTTCAAGTGGCCCACGAGCAGCGACCGAGCAATGTCCTCCGTCAGAGGCTGTTCCCGCCACGTGGCGACAGGTTGCACGTTGGGCAAGGTCGGGAGAGAAGCGTCGCAATTGAAAATGTTGTTCTTTTGCAAAATGCAGAAGGAAAAGTCCTTCAGCAAATCCGACTCGTAGGAGACAATGGTACGGTAGGATGCAACCTGATCACGAGTATCCAGCGCGGTCAGCACTTCGAGACACTCGCGACAGTTATCGTCCTGAACGCATTTAACAACACAGTCTCCGCACTTGGAAACCATGGAGACAACTTCCTGGGCGTTCCGTAGTGGACCCTTTTCCCAAGTTGCATCAATGCTGTGCTTGACCCAGTCAACTGACGACCCCGAAAACTGATTCAGAAAGAGCATAATCGCGAAAACAAAGTCGTCCGAGTTTCCTCGTTGTAGCAATGCCACCATTTGCTGGCTCAAACGCTTTCCGGAAGCATGCTTGGTCCAGGGCAATAGTTTCGCACGGAACGATGGATTTTCCGAGTCGTATGGTCCTACCATGGTTGGGAAGGATTGTGCGCagtcaatggcaaagtggcACTGGCGGAATCTGTGTTCCGCATCTCGATCGTGGCGTTGCTGGAAGAGCTTTCGGGCAAAGGCGAGATCGGCTTCGTATTGTAAACCCATGGCCAGCAAGACGTCGGTTTCGAGCAAATCCTTCCAAACGGattcgtcttgctcttcgATGGGAACGTACACAATTCTCGTCTCCACCCGTCCATCCGAAAAGTACTGTGATTTGTTAGCAAGATGACGAACGGCTTCATCGAGGGAAGGATTTCCCACgggcgacgacgatccaaagttggttttgatttcgtccgctCCCGAggatggaagcaaaaaagTGATGGAACCAATAGATTTGTTTGCGCTAACGGGTCCTTGGATCAAGTCGTTCTTGATTGGTAGAGCGTTCGCGTCGATCGAAGTCTGGGAGACTTTATGACGCGTCGCCGATGCGGATGGTTGTTTCGAAACCGTGTGAGTTCCTGGTACGCTGCCCGCGTTCGCATTTTTTCTCGGAATGCGAACGGATCCCGACCGTAAATTCTCGGGAACAAAGGAACACACGGTTCCCAGCAATACTGCCGTGACCAAGAGACGATAACGACCTTTCCGGTGGAGCTTCATAGTTTGCCGAGTATCCAAGAATAGTGAGTTTTGGAGAACTGACGAGATTGTGTGCGTGCTCGATTCTgtatgttacagttagtcctTTACTGTTGCATTCGAATGTGCTGACTGTGCTGATGTGTTTGCTTGGTGTTGATTGTGATTCCCGTCGAAAAAGCATTCTATCAGTCCGGGTTCTTCGAAATCTGAAAATAGTTGCATTAGTCGCCCGTACTTTCAACTTTTATCGTGGATTTCGTCACAAGCAAGAATGGCGCACGAAcacgattcacagtcagttccaATTCCCACGAGCTCGATGAGACACGAGATTCGCCGTCAATTTCTAGCTACTTGCTCCGTACGAGGTTCGCATGAGATATTTTCGTGACGGCGCGGCGCGGGCAGGAGGAGCACGGGTAAAAGGGGGGAAGGCATCCGCTTGGTTGTGGTGTCATTCCGCCCGTCGTGGACAGTCACTGCTGAACTACTTACACCTAAATGTTAGTTCGTAGGAGAGTGGCAGGCAAAAAAGTGCACCGAATCATTGTCACCAATCGTATCGGTCTATTAGCCTTTTTAGAACAGTCGTGCGCATACTACCAGGGGATCCACATACCTACACAAAGtgacacacacacactctcgTACCTTGCTGTTTGTGAATCTCCCCCACTGGAACGACTGTTTggcaaaatcaacaacaaatcccCTCGCATCGACTGGAACAAGTGAAAACGATCTGCCCGAGTGCAATTCCGAGAATATCTCAGTATCAGCATACCGCCAAATCGTTTGTAGTTCTACAGCGACTTTGTTTTTTTGGCTTTCTCGAGACACTTGAGGAAACTCGTCGATTTGTAGAACGAGTCTTTTTTCCTCTCGGCGTCGCAATCACAAACTGGACTTCAATGGGAAACGAACCATCGAAAAAGGCAGGTCGAAATTCATCAGCACCGTCGACTTCGACAGCCACCACAACAAAGACGAACACCTCAAAGGGTAAGTCGAACGCGACATAAAGCGTCCACGATTCGAAAGTGTATGAGTGCGCATTGTAGTTGCTGTTTCGATAAATGTTGCACGGATTGACCTCACCTCGCCATTTCCACCGTCTATCTCTGATTTACTTGGCATGGTCAGATAAGCACAAGCCGGCTCACGGCTCTAAGCATGTCAGTATAAACCCGGGGGACATAAAGAACGAAACCTCTACTCTCCCGGCCGGTAACAAAACCGCCAAACCAAAATTGCGCATGGACGAATCCGCGCATACCTTTGCCCCCAGCACGGCGAGTGCCTCGGGTCACTACCGCCGGGGATCGTCGCCCGTCATGATTACCGACGCCCTTTCCGATGTTCGCGTGAACTATCACATTGAACCCAAGGAACTAGGACACGGTCATTACGGGGTGGTGCGAAAATGTATGCACCGTGATTCCGGAGAATGGTACGCAATCAAGAGTATTCGAAAATCGAAAGTGTCCAAAATTGAGGTATTGAAACGAGAAATTGCTATCCTGAAAGAAGTCCAACACCCGCACATAATCGAGCTGCACGAAGTTTACGAAGACGAACGTTATCTGCATTTGATTACGGAAATTTGCACCGGTGGGGAACTCTTTGATCGGATTATTGCCAAAACGCAATCCGCCGAAGGACACTTTTCGGAACACGATGCGGCCGTCCTGGTGCGAGACATTCTCGACGCTATTCGCTACTGCCACGACGAAAAGGGCATTGTTCATCGCGATTTAAAACCGGAAAATTTCCTCTTTCTCACGGAAGCAGAGGATGCACCCGTCAAGATTATTGATTTTGGGTTGTCCCGGCACGAGACAGACATGGGTATCATGCAAACCAAGGTAGGGACACCCTACTACGTCGCGCCAGAAGTTTTGAGACGGGAGTACACCAATTCCTGTGATATTTGGTCGATCGGTGTCATTACGTACATCTTACTGTGCGGCTACCCACCCTTTTATGGTGAATCCGACACGCAAATATTTGAATCGGTCAAAGTGGGCAAGTTTGACTTTCCGTCACCCGAATGGGACGAAATCAGCCAGTCGGCGAAAGATTTCGTGCTGATTATGCTCAAGAAGAGTCCCATGGATCGGTACGGAAAGGTGTCCAGTGACAGACATCTGCCTTGGCATCCGCATGTTATCGTCACTCACCCTTGTATTACTCATCTTGCCTCCTCCTCGTATCATTAGACCTACGGCTGCCGCTGCCCTTAAGCATCGATGGCTCAAGGAACAGCTCGGACGCAAGGAACTGGCCACCTCTAGCATTTCTCATGCAAGCGTTCGGACGGGAGAGTTTACCAAGTATTTGGCGATGAAAAAGTTGAGAAAGGCGGCTCTCGGTTATATTGCGTCGAACCTGACACAAACCGAGGTGGGACATTTGGCGGAATTGTTCAAAACCATGGACAAAAACGATGACGGTCACGTTTCACTAGCCGAACTAGATGAAGCTATTGCTAAGGGAAGCTTCAATAAGGAAATTCGAGACGATCTCAGGGAGATGCGGCACGAATTGACCTTGTCGGACGAAGAGACTATTGATTACCGAGACTTTTTGGCTGCAACCATGGATCGCAGTCTAGCAATGCGCGAGGAGAATATGAAAATGGCTTTTGAGCATTTCAAGCGTTCTGACGCCGACTATCTGACTCTGGAAGATTTTGCCGATTTCTTTGGTGGAGAAGCGCACGCTAAGGAGATCTTGAGTCTGTTGGATGCCAACGGAGATGGGAAGGTATCGTTCGATGACTTTCGAAGAGTTATTGCCGAAAGCatggaggacgacgaagatgaaaCTGAGAATGGGGAAGTCATTGggtaacagtaaatgtaaCGTAACGCACGCAAATTATGCCAGTCCCTCCATTGCTCTCTAGAAAGACGTTTGCATCTTTCGCTTACAGTTTGCTTGTAGAATATACCGTAGGCACATGGTAAATCATCGATTCGGCGAGTAACGATGAAGGCGATGCCAGAATACAAATCAATAATCTTAAATGGACTTCCTTACCTACGGCTTGCAGTTAGTTCATAATCCAAAGCGATATTCCCAACCTGCACGCATTTCATATATACTTGATGCATGATCACTCGTTGCCCCGAACAATTCTTCCTACGAACGTTCTCCACGAATACGGCGAGCCAACTGAATGTCCTTGGGCATGATCGTCACACGCTTAGCGTGAATCGCGCACAAGTTAGTGTCTTCGAATAAACCGACAAGGTAGGCTTCAGCGGCTTCCTGGAGGGCCAACACAGCCGAACCCTGGAAACGCAAATCGGACTTGAAATCCTGGGCAATTTCACGAACGAGACGCTGAAAGGGCAATTTACGAATGAGCAGATCCGTCGACTTCTGGTAACGACGAATTTCTCGCAAGGCGACGGTACCCGGGCGATAACGATGGGGCTTCTTGACGCCTCCGGTGGCGGGTGCGGATTTGCGGGCGGCCTTGGTGGCGAGTTGTTTGCGTGGGGCCTTGCCACCGGTACTCTTACGAGCGGTTTGCTTGGTGCGAGCCATTTCCGAGTGCTTTCGGCccaaagagaaaaaggaagagtGTGAGGAGACGATGATGTTGTTGTGGAAGGTATAGCAATCGTGAAAAACCAAGCGACGTGTCAACCTGAACGTAAGGGGCGGCACCGACAACGGAATCCCACTCTATAGACGAGTagtactaacagtaagagtCTCTCTGCGCATGCGCTTTCCGTGTGGCGCATGCGTATCGTTCCTCACATCAACTCATTACGCTTACCGAGAGATAGGTAGTTGATCCGATCAACGATGACTTacaatttacagtcaatacctACGTCTCTCTACAACCAACAGAAAGACCAATCGTGTTATGCGTGAAGAAATACTTTTTGCtgccagcaacaacaaacagGTCGAAGGCTACCGACCCACGCCCGCGGCTGCCATTTTTCGTTTCCGGTATTCATTCCAGGTGTTTCCGGGTGCTGTGACAAGGGGAGCCGGATTTTGGTTCCATTTCGTTTCTGGGAAGATGTGTCGTGGACCCTTGGATTGTACATACAACGAGACCTGGTCTGCGTGATACGAATTTTGAATTGGTTCAGTAATGACGTTTCGGGACTCGCATTCTCTGTAGGAATGGCCGATCCTTACCACCACACACGACCACCGGCACTGCCTACCTAATTCATAGGAAGTGTACCGTAATAGCTATATATACCGACAATCGGAAGTGACCCAACCAACACAACTTCGACAGGACACCACCATTCCGGAGCGAACCAAGACAATCCTCACCGCCGGAGCCGACAAGAGACAACACATTCAAATCATTGACACGATGACAAACGAACGTATCCTTTCCATCCAGTCGCATGTAGTTTCCGGATGTGAGTACCGCCAACACGCCGGAGATTCGAACTTGTGAGAAAGTCAGTGCTGGTGTAAGGGCTCACTCATTCGCGTGTTTGTTGTTCGTCGGAACATTCCAGATGTTGGGAACAAGGCAGCCGTGTTCCCTTTACAGCTTCTTGGTTTCGATGTTGACGTTGTAAATTCTGTGCATTTTTCCAATCACACGGGGTATACCAACGGATGGGAAGGGGACGTCTTGAAAGGAGAACAACTCCGAGCTATTCTGGACGGTCTCGATCGGAACGGCTTGCTATCGTCGGTAGGTCACGTCTTGACGGGGTACATTGGCTCGATTTCTTTCCTGGAAGCCGTGCTGGATGTCATCAAAACTATTCGAATGAAGCATAAGGTTCGGTTCGTGTGTGATCCGGTACTGGGAGACAAAGGCGAGTTCTACGTTCCCAAAGAGCTGGTGCAGGTGTACCGAGAAAAAGTCATTCCGATAGCGGACGTTCTGACGCCCAATCAGTTTGAAGTCGAGCAACTAACAGGAATCGATGTCAAAACATTGAATGATGCCAAAATGGCGTGCCAGGCTTTGCACGACATGGGTCCGAGTTTGATATTCATTACGAGTTGCGAGTTTTCCGAACGTGAAATGTCGATACTGGCGTCTCAGCGTCGCGAAAACGAGATTCAGCTCTGGCACATTGCGTGTCCCATATTGGCGGGACACTTTACCGGCACGGGAGATTTGTGTGCCTCTCTCCTGCTTGCGCACACGGCGCGAGATCCGGACAATTTGCCGGCGGCTATGGAAAAGGTTATCAATACCATGTTTGCGGTGATTGAACGGACCAGTAAGAACGGAGGGGATTCGGTGCAGTCACGGGAGTTGAGATTGGTACAAAGCAAATTGGACATTGAAAATCCGCCGCAGCGTTTCAAGGCGGAACGAATATAGTCTGGGATCATTCTGTCCCGAGCTTCTGTCGGGCTCTCGATTACCACACGTATAATAGACCAAGGCGATATGCTAGATGTACACACCTGtgcttgctttttgacaAACTATTCTAGACGAAAAAATTCATTCGCGAAAAATCTATTGGATCACAAGAAAACTGACACCACTGCAGTTCATTTCGTAGTTCCCACAAGCCTTTATTCGTCTCCCACATTAAATCGTTCCTGCAATTCCCTTGCCAGATCGCTATCACTCCGTTGCAAGGCCCCTTCCGGCAAAACCAAGAGAACAGGCTCAGCCTCTTCCAACTTGTAAGCCTCTGACCGTTTCATACATAAACCTTCTTGTAATTTCTTTCCGGCCGGGACGTGTTGCGGCACACTTTCGAAAAAGACTTGACTATTATCCTTTTCCCAGGAATGCAATAGTGTCGCCATGTGCGAGCGCATATCTTTCAAATCGTCCTGCAGTGGGTAGAGGGCTGGAGTCCTTGTGACATCCGGAACACCATCGGAAGCTGTTGATTCACGTGTTCGTGCCGCTACGGTTGATTCCGACAAGATCGCCACGGCAATCCCGTGATCGTCCTTTTCCCACAGGGAGCGGGCTTGAAAGTACAAACTCAGCGATCGTTGTATGTTGATCTGAAAGGTAATGAGGGTGAAAAAATCTGGATCCATGCGACTCATTTGGGGAAAGGCGTCTTTGCGGAGCATATTGATAAAGTCTTCGAGTTGCTCAGTGATACCGAGACAGAGTTTGGCCAGGAGACCGTAATTAGGTTTTCCGGGTTTAATCAGGACGGTTGCCACGGCCATTTGCTGTCCGTTGGCCATGAACAAGGTCTTCAACGCCTTGGCTAGGGGAGCATGGCATTCCGAGGGAAGGTCGTCCTGACTGACTTTGGAACCTTTGGCAATCCACTTGGGCAGGTGGTCTTGGGCTAGGAAATCAAAGATCCCGGCAGCCGCGGCGTAATCCCGCGACGCTGCAGCAAAATCCCCCGCAATACTGTTCTCGGTAGCCGAAGCCGCGCGACCCAAACCTTCCGTCACGATACACATGGTTAAATCGTACATGATCGCTTCGGACGTAAAGGCGGCGGGCTTGTGTTCGATTCCAGACTTCCATTCAAACAGGAGCTTTTCGTCGAGTCTCGCGGATTCTGGTTGTACTTTACAGCTCAACAGGATGGAATGAATCATGGGAATGTACCGACGTGCATCCGCAACGACCCGTTCGCTCGATATTTTCTTGGCACTGCAAGCGTCGGCTAAACGGCCACGTACATCATCCGCATTCAGAACCAGCTTCCGAGCTTTGTCCGCACGCCCGACTGTCGACAAAGACTTTGCAAAGGACAACGAGCGCGAACCAATACGGGGCACTCGAAAGCGATGTACGACACACGCGAGGCGAATCAACGAGTCTGGGTGATCCAAATTTGGGCCTTGGTCGTCCTTGTACAAGTATTCGCCGCTGTCGCCCATGACGACAAGGAAGATGTGGTTGATGGAATCACGATGTCACAAAAAGATAGGATTACCAGAGGGTCTTGCTCTCCACGCGCTCTTTGTTGGTGTACTCGGGAGCAATTTTGGATGCAACggttttcactgtcagattcTCTATTATCAATGTAACAGATTTCCCCCATGGTTATCGTTGTGTCGAAACGTCGTCGCTTCGAAACCCTTTTCCTCTATGTGTAAATCTAGTTTGTATCTTGCAGACACGACGACTATAATAATATATCAACATACATTATAAGTGTAAAGCAAACAGACGTTTCACGAAGCGTGGTAGACTCTAAATTTCGGTCGTGTCTGGATTTGGGGCGCTGACCGGCGAGGTAGCGAAGCCGAATCTCACgtgaaagagaaaaagacAGCGATCAAAGTATAGAATGCATTGACGTTTATGTTAGATTGTAATCAACAGTATCTGACTGGCGGctgtttggtttcttccattttATTGGCTAGACAGACATGTCTTCTGCGTCGTACGAAGACTACGAACGGGTGAGTTAGCTTGAGTTGGTTGCGTCGAATTCTTGGTGCCGGTCAACCCAATCCCATTGATCCAGTGGGCAATCCTATTTGATATGCATAGGCGCTATACACCCGTCTCTCACACGTCTACACTTTTCGATGACACTTGCGATGTTTCGATTGTTTGGATTTCCTAGGAATATGATGCCAATTTGTCCCGCATTCGTAGTTTTCTGGCCGGCAGTACACGGAACCGTTCCACCTTGACGGAATGTGAACGTCTGTTGAGGGAAGCCAAAGCCTGCGCGACCGCCATGCAAGGGCTGGCTGAAGTTGCAGGCGATCCGCACCGTGTTCAGGAATCGCAGCAAAAGCTTGAACGTGACGTGGCTCCGTTGGCCAAGGAAGTGCAACGGCAACTGCACGATACGGGACGGGAAGAATTGTTCTATCAGGCTCCGGATATTGAGAGCTCCCCGCACGATATGGACCGCCTGATTTCCTCATCAGACGATTTGCTGCGGGAATCGCAATCGATTCTGGCGGAAACGGAGTACATTGGAACGAACACGATAATGCAGATGGGCCAACAGCGGGAGCAGTTGCAGAACGCCAATCTGAATCTGGAAGCCGTGCAGCGAGTTACCGCTCAAGCGAAACGACTCATGGTTGGGATGAGTCGGAAACTGCTGAAAACCAAACTCGGCTTGTACTTTACGATAGGCGTCTTGAGTGTGGCGAATCTCTGGGTACTGGTCAAGATTTATCAAAAACATCACGGTACGACAGGCGATGGCCACGATGCGCAGTAGCAACCGTTGGGATGGCGGTACTGCCGTGCAAGAACAAACGAGCTGATTAGAGATGTTTGTATATTTTTGGAAGCGGCCGTGTATGGTTGTATTTCTTTGTCATTCCGGTTCGTCAGAAAGgaggtttcgtcgtcgtccatcgTGACAATCAAACGTGAATAGGTACACCTTTTGGGACCATATGCATCATTTATTCATTCAAGTATCCTTGCTCGTCTATTCTGTTTCCATCCAGAGGAGAAGGCGTTTGCAAGCATCGTGTACGTATCGACCTACCTCCGTGGCTAGCTAGAAGTAGCCTAATGCCACTAGCTTTGATGGTTATTCTTTCTCCCTCGTGGTCAATGGATAGGGGGGGGGGAGGGTTGACGTTCC
Encoded here:
- the VDR gene encoding violaxanthin deepoxidase-related, chloroplast precursor (Violaxanthin de-epoxidase-related); its protein translation is MKLHRKGRYRLLVTAVLLGTVCSFVPENLRSGSVRIPRKNANAGSVPGTHTVSKQPSASATRHKVSQTSIDANALPIKNDLIQGPVSANKSIGSITFLLPSSGADEIKTNFGSSSPVGNPSLDEAVRHLANKSQYFSDGRVETRIVYVPIEEQDESVWKDLLETDVLLAMGLQYEADLAFARKLFQQRHDRDAEHRFRQCHFAIDCAQSFPTMVGPYDSENPSFRAKLLPWTKHASGKRLSQQMVALLQRGNSDDFVFAIMLFLNQFSGSSVDWVKHSIDATWEKGPLRNAQEVVSMVSKCGDCVVKCVQDDNCRECLEVLTALDTRDQVASYRTIVSYESDLLKDFSFCILQKNNIFNCDASLPTLPNVQPVATWREQPLTEDIARSLLVGHLNDEAAPESSLRTDISWKVACGANEAYDKFPSQNQLFYPAARGRDLWYDPVFRVETLDGRNVWCKRHYKVRPADIPGTFRFSVLDNGITSNEFWTIVGVADDLSWIVFHYAGAASAVGQRYLGGLLCTADGSLPDESQRPEIWRVLRSAGIQPWDLYTVNNDLTSPGAQEAGPPPLDYFRREVLAKRAASSPHP
- a CDS encoding predicted protein, with protein sequence MGNEPSKKAGRNSSAPSTSTATTTKTNTSKDKHKPAHGSKHVSINPGDIKNETSTLPAGNKTAKPKLRMDESAHTFAPSTASASGHYRRGSSPVMITDALSDVRVNYHIEPKELGHGHYGVVRKCMHRDSGEWYAIKSIRKSKVSKIEVLKREIAILKEVQHPHIIELHEVYEDERYLHLITEICTGGELFDRIIAKTQSAEGHFSEHDAAVLVRDILDAIRYCHDEKGIVHRDLKPENFLFLTEAEDAPVKIIDFGLSRHETDMGIMQTKVGTPYYVAPEVLRREYTNSCDIWSIGVITYILLCGYPPFYGESDTQIFESVKVGKFDFPSPEWDEISQSAKDFVLIMLKKSPMDRPTAAAALKHRWLKEQLGRKELATSSISHASVRTGEFTKYLAMKKLRKAALGYIASNLTQTEVGHLAELFKTMDKNDDGHVSLAELDEAIAKGSFNKEIRDDLREMRHELTLSDEETIDYRDFLAATMDRSLAMREENMKMAFEHFKRSDADYLTLEDFADFFGGEAHAKEILSLLDANGDGKVSFDDFRRVIAESMEDDEDETENGEVIG
- the H3-1c gene encoding histone H3 isoform 1c (Similar to histone H3 core component of nucleosomes, containing two molecules each of H2A, H2B, H3 and H4), which encodes MARTKQTARKSTGGKAPRKQLATKAARKSAPATGGVKKPHRYRPGTVALREIRRYQKSTDLLIRKLPFQRLVREIAQDFKSDLRFQGSAVLALQEAAEAYLVGLFEDTNLCAIHAKRVTIMPKDIQLARRIRGERS
- a CDS encoding predicted protein → MTNERILSIQSHVVSGYVGNKAAVFPLQLLGFDVDVVNSVHFSNHTGYTNGWEGDVLKGEQLRAILDGLDRNGLLSSVGHVLTGYIGSISFLEAVLDVIKTIRMKHKVRFVCDPVLGDKGEFYVPKELVQVYREKVIPIADVLTPNQFEVEQLTGIDVKTLNDAKMACQALHDMGPSLIFITSCEFSEREMSILASQRRENEIQLWHIACPILAGHFTGTGDLCASLLLAHTARDPDNLPAAMEKVINTMFAVIERTSKNGGDSVQSRELRLVQSKLDIENPPQRFKAERI
- a CDS encoding predicted protein; translated protein: MGDSGEYLYKDDQGPNLDHPDSLIRLACVVHRFRVPRIGSRSLSFAKSLSTVGRADKARKLVLNADDVRGRLADACSAKKISSERVVADARRYIPMIHSILLSCKVQPESARLDEKLLFEWKSGIEHKPAAFTSEAIMYDLTMCIVTEGLGRAASATENSIAGDFAAASRDYAAAAGIFDFLAQDHLPKWIAKGSKVSQDDLPSECHAPLAKALKTLFMANGQQMAVATVLIKPGKPNYGLLAKLCLGITEQLEDFINMLRKDAFPQMSRMDPDFFTLITFQINIQRSLSLYFQARSLWEKDDHGIAVAILSESTVAARTRESTASDGVPDVTRTPALYPLQDDLKDMRSHMATLLHSWEKDNSQVFFESVPQHVPAGKKLQEGLCMKRSEAYKLEEAEPVLLVLPEGALQRSDSDLARELQERFNVGDE
- a CDS encoding predicted protein (putative vesicle transport involved protein, distantly similar to plant VTI12): MQGLAEVAGDPHRVQESQQKLERDVAPLAKEVQRQLHDTGREELFYQAPDIESSPHDMDRLISSSDDLLRESQSILAETEYIGTNTIMQMGQQREQLQNANLNLEAVQRVTAQAKRLMVGMSRKLLKTKLGLYFTIGVLSVANLWVLVKIYQKHHGTTGDGHDAQ